In Morganella morganii, the following are encoded in one genomic region:
- a CDS encoding DUF4222 domain-containing protein, with the protein MKETADNLDRYYTDSRGRKVHVVRFDRQNSRVIFMRDGYEHPCFEPLKTFQERYTRVDEVKP; encoded by the coding sequence ATGAAAGAAACAGCTGACAATCTGGATCGGTATTACACCGACAGCCGCGGGCGGAAAGTTCATGTTGTCCGGTTTGACCGGCAAAACAGCCGGGTGATTTTCATGCGTGACGGCTATGAGCATCCGTGTTTTGAACCTCTGAAAACCTTTCAGGAGCGGTATACACGCGTGGATGAGGTGAAACCATGA
- a CDS encoding IbrB-like domain-containing protein, with the protein MKTVLSLLENYLNGLDNEEQTIEALNRIKLFLHQRSPFKDEPVDCVLWVKRAQVTANDYNPNVMSPSEKKLLETSLTKDGYTQPVVVLPSPHDRSDLQVVDGYHRYLLSRKNALKKRLNGYLPVTLLDTENHGVAEQMAVTIRHNRARGQHQVTAMSDIVRDLSRLGWSDERIGEELGMSPDEVLRLKQISGLAELFSEREFSEAWTVK; encoded by the coding sequence ATGAAAACAGTACTCTCTTTACTGGAAAACTATCTGAACGGACTGGATAATGAAGAACAAACAATTGAGGCACTCAACCGGATAAAACTTTTTTTACATCAGCGCAGTCCGTTTAAAGATGAACCGGTCGATTGTGTGCTGTGGGTAAAGCGGGCACAGGTGACCGCAAATGATTATAATCCGAACGTGATGTCACCCTCGGAGAAAAAATTGCTGGAAACGTCTCTGACCAAAGACGGTTATACCCAGCCGGTTGTTGTGCTGCCATCTCCGCACGACCGCTCAGACTTGCAGGTGGTTGATGGCTATCATCGTTATTTATTAAGCCGGAAAAATGCACTGAAAAAACGACTTAACGGATACCTGCCGGTAACGCTGCTCGATACGGAAAATCACGGAGTTGCTGAACAGATGGCCGTTACTATCCGCCATAACCGGGCCCGCGGACAGCATCAGGTTACCGCGATGTCAGATATTGTCCGGGACTTATCACGACTGGGCTGGAGCGATGAAAGAATCGGAGAGGAACTGGGAATGTCGCCGGATGAAGTATTACGGCTTAAGCAAATCAGCGGTCTGGCTGAACTATTTTCTGAGCGGGAATTTTCTGAAGCCTGGACAGTAAAATAA
- a CDS encoding 3'-5' exonuclease, which produces MDKFKHLMIDLEVMAKKPDGAIAAIAAVPFDMVSGVTDDALFYEVVDLRSSAGLGGSIDADAVLWWLGQSENARGEITNSTIMINLPVALGRLHSFASEFCGEQVQVWGNGSSFDNVILRSAYENCGITPFWKYWNDRDVRTIVELGRNAGIDPKKDFPFVGEAHNALDDALHQVNYVVAIHQHLFKNL; this is translated from the coding sequence ATGGATAAATTCAAACATCTGATGATTGACCTTGAAGTTATGGCTAAAAAGCCGGATGGCGCTATAGCAGCTATTGCGGCTGTACCGTTCGATATGGTTTCCGGTGTAACCGATGATGCGCTTTTTTATGAGGTGGTCGATCTGCGTAGCAGTGCCGGATTGGGCGGAAGTATCGACGCTGATGCCGTGCTGTGGTGGCTGGGTCAGAGTGAGAATGCCAGGGGTGAAATTACTAACAGCACAATAATGATTAATCTGCCTGTTGCCCTGGGCCGACTTCATTCGTTTGCCTCTGAGTTCTGTGGAGAACAGGTTCAGGTGTGGGGTAACGGAAGTAGTTTCGATAACGTTATTCTGCGATCAGCTTATGAAAACTGCGGGATAACTCCGTTCTGGAAGTACTGGAATGACCGGGATGTGCGCACCATTGTCGAGCTTGGCCGCAATGCCGGCATCGACCCGAAAAAAGATTTCCCGTTTGTTGGTGAAGCACACAATGCACTGGATGATGCATTGCACCAGGTGAATTACGTGGTCGCAATCCACCAGCATTTATTTAAAAACCTCTAA
- a CDS encoding YfdQ family protein yields the protein MSNLDGAAISQIKNMVVAALSLGTVEKSLCPAVVLPGDFNVKSLEHLQEGRYRFRGAMDTTSITDFVKYSLQHGVEGGVSCFIDADVMSAKTIFNIGTIGEPGHADNTAVVSLKKTSPFASLLNINGDRLSQKALAEWLEDWRDNLMAFDAEGNAIDIKQAINAVRKITIEASRSADHEDSDFGAKRSVMESVEAKSRDVMPAVFQFTCTPYDELSERAIKLRYSVLTGGDVPVLVLRIVQLEKLEEQIAQEFRDLLADKFEETEIQTYIGKFKA from the coding sequence ATGTCTAATTTAGACGGAGCCGCTATTTCTCAGATTAAGAATATGGTTGTCGCTGCATTAAGTCTGGGTACTGTAGAAAAATCTCTCTGCCCTGCTGTGGTTTTACCGGGTGATTTTAATGTTAAAAGCCTGGAGCACTTACAGGAAGGCCGCTACCGCTTCCGTGGTGCAATGGATACAACCAGTATCACTGATTTTGTGAAGTATTCCCTGCAACACGGTGTTGAGGGAGGTGTCAGCTGCTTTATTGATGCCGATGTGATGAGTGCAAAAACCATCTTCAATATCGGCACCATCGGTGAACCGGGACACGCTGATAATACAGCCGTGGTGTCACTGAAAAAGACATCACCTTTTGCATCACTGCTGAATATTAATGGTGATCGTCTGAGTCAGAAAGCGCTGGCAGAATGGCTGGAAGACTGGCGCGATAACCTGATGGCATTTGATGCAGAAGGTAATGCCATTGATATTAAGCAGGCAATCAATGCCGTCCGCAAAATCACCATCGAAGCAAGCCGCTCCGCAGATCATGAAGACAGTGATTTCGGCGCTAAGCGCTCTGTGATGGAAAGTGTGGAAGCGAAAAGCCGTGACGTCATGCCTGCAGTATTCCAGTTTACTTGCACACCATACGATGAACTGTCTGAACGTGCTATCAAACTGCGTTACAGCGTTCTGACCGGTGGTGATGTACCTGTGCTGGTACTGCGTATTGTTCAGCTGGAAAAACTGGAAGAGCAAATCGCACAGGAATTCCGTGATCTGCTGGCTGATAAATTCGAAGAAACTGAAATCCAGACGTATATCGGTAAATTCAAAGCATAA
- a CDS encoding class I SAM-dependent methyltransferase, whose product MFMHDKQDPRVLFSDIRNEEHTLCDGRLLEITPDIIADFKNLPFPDETFYQVLFDPPHLTRVGKNSWMFKKYGSLDKHSWRSDLAAGFREAFRVLRPHGSLIFKWNETQIWASHILELTEYKPTIVQRVGKNDKTHWMVFYKGEENG is encoded by the coding sequence ATGTTTATGCACGATAAGCAAGATCCGCGTGTGTTGTTCAGTGATATCAGAAATGAAGAACATACCCTGTGTGATGGCCGTCTGTTGGAAATTACACCGGATATCATTGCTGACTTTAAAAACCTGCCGTTCCCGGATGAAACATTTTACCAGGTACTGTTTGATCCGCCCCACCTCACTCGGGTTGGTAAAAATAGTTGGATGTTTAAAAAATACGGCTCACTGGATAAGCACTCATGGCGTTCTGATCTTGCTGCCGGTTTCAGAGAAGCATTCAGGGTGTTGCGGCCACACGGCAGTTTAATTTTTAAGTGGAATGAAACGCAGATATGGGCAAGCCATATTCTTGAGCTGACCGAATATAAACCTACCATTGTGCAGCGTGTCGGGAAGAACGATAAAACACACTGGATGGTATTCTACAAAGGGGAAGAAAATGGATAA
- a CDS encoding DedA family protein, with protein sequence METLLTHWITEYGYWATFFGTMIEGETAAFLSGIAAHHQLLSYPKVMLVAALGGIISDNVLFFTGYFAGNRILPRIHKHADKIARLQRIIHRRESLIIIGIRFAYGLRTIGPVIIGAAGINPLKFFVLNILGGALWGSVIVSAGYFISAAILALPLHTYLAWFLILAAVAGLFVLIRKHKFTL encoded by the coding sequence ATGGAAACATTACTGACACACTGGATTACAGAATACGGCTATTGGGCAACCTTTTTCGGTACCATGATCGAAGGGGAAACCGCTGCATTTTTGTCCGGCATTGCTGCACACCATCAGTTATTATCCTATCCGAAAGTGATGCTGGTGGCCGCACTGGGCGGAATTATCAGTGACAATGTTCTGTTTTTTACCGGTTATTTTGCCGGAAACCGGATCCTTCCCCGCATTCATAAACATGCGGATAAAATAGCCCGTCTGCAACGGATAATTCACCGCCGTGAAAGCCTGATTATTATCGGAATACGTTTCGCTTACGGATTAAGGACTATCGGCCCCGTTATTATCGGCGCCGCCGGTATTAATCCGCTGAAATTTTTTGTGCTGAATATTCTCGGCGGAGCACTATGGGGAAGCGTTATTGTCTCTGCGGGGTATTTTATCAGCGCGGCAATCCTTGCCCTGCCGCTGCATACTTACCTTGCCTGGTTCCTTATCCTCGCGGCGGTTGCCGGTCTGTTTGTGCTGATAAGAAAGCATAAATTCACGCTGTAA
- a CDS encoding LexA family protein, with product MDTVGSRIKRLRKTTKTTQNDLGKYCGVSGVAVGYWEKDLNLPNGDALIRLAKYFNTTEAYILYGIPSKQANAVVTTMKRLPILSYVQAGKFTESIPAEIYDEAIDYIETSMKVSPGSFALIVRGDSMTNPAGMPSIPEGVKVIVDPSEEPVHGKIVVARLDGTSEVTVKKLVFDGPNKYLSPLNPRYDNIPINGNCEIVGVVKGVQYEL from the coding sequence ATGGATACTGTTGGTAGCAGAATAAAAAGGCTCAGGAAAACAACCAAGACAACTCAAAATGATCTTGGGAAGTACTGCGGTGTGTCCGGTGTTGCAGTAGGTTACTGGGAAAAGGACCTTAATTTACCAAATGGAGATGCCTTAATAAGATTGGCAAAGTATTTCAACACTACCGAAGCTTATATCCTCTATGGTATTCCATCGAAGCAGGCTAATGCAGTTGTTACCACAATGAAAAGACTACCTATTTTGTCATACGTACAAGCAGGGAAATTCACTGAAAGCATCCCTGCAGAAATATATGATGAAGCTATTGACTATATCGAAACGTCAATGAAGGTATCCCCTGGAAGCTTTGCGTTAATTGTTAGAGGGGATTCCATGACAAACCCAGCAGGAATGCCATCCATACCAGAAGGAGTTAAAGTTATAGTTGACCCCAGTGAAGAGCCAGTGCATGGAAAGATTGTTGTCGCCCGCCTAGACGGAACCAGTGAAGTAACAGTAAAAAAACTTGTTTTTGATGGCCCCAATAAATACCTATCACCACTCAACCCACGATACGACAATATCCCCATCAACGGAAACTGCGAAATTGTTGGTGTTGTGAAGGGTGTTCAATACGAGCTTTAA
- a CDS encoding nickel/cobalt efflux transporter translates to MTDFASLLQQGNAWFFYPGAIALGALHGLEPGHSKTMIAAFIIAVKGTVRQAVMLGLAATLSHTLIVWLIALGGMYISTRFTPEAVEPWLQMVSAVIILATAFWMFMRTYRGEKNWLTEMQQESHTHSDHHHEHDHHHSHEHDHDHHHHHHHAEHHHDHHDHHDDEYQDAHARAHAHEIKTRFTGGKATNSQVLLFGLTGGLIPCPAAITVLLICLQLKAFTLGATMVLSFSIGLALTLVTVGVVTAVGLRQVSRRWQGLGDIAKKAPYFSAALIALVGLYMGIHGYMGLAN, encoded by the coding sequence ATGACCGATTTTGCCTCTTTACTGCAGCAGGGAAATGCCTGGTTTTTTTATCCCGGCGCGATTGCACTGGGTGCGCTGCACGGCCTGGAGCCGGGTCACTCAAAAACCATGATAGCGGCTTTTATTATTGCGGTGAAAGGGACGGTCAGACAGGCAGTAATGCTGGGACTGGCGGCGACGTTGTCGCATACTCTGATAGTCTGGCTGATTGCCCTCGGGGGGATGTATATCAGTACCCGGTTCACGCCGGAAGCCGTAGAGCCGTGGTTACAAATGGTGTCGGCGGTGATTATTCTGGCAACCGCGTTCTGGATGTTTATGCGGACATACCGCGGTGAAAAAAACTGGCTGACAGAAATGCAGCAGGAAAGCCATACACACAGTGACCATCATCATGAGCATGATCATCATCACAGCCATGAACATGACCACGATCATCATCACCATCACCATCATGCAGAGCATCACCATGATCACCATGACCACCATGATGACGAATATCAGGATGCGCATGCCAGAGCACATGCGCATGAAATCAAAACCCGGTTTACCGGCGGCAAAGCCACCAACAGCCAGGTGTTACTGTTCGGCCTGACCGGCGGGTTAATTCCGTGTCCGGCTGCGATTACTGTTTTGCTTATCTGTCTGCAGCTGAAAGCTTTTACCCTGGGGGCAACCATGGTGCTCAGTTTCAGTATCGGGTTGGCACTGACACTGGTCACAGTCGGTGTGGTAACCGCGGTGGGGTTGCGCCAGGTCAGCCGCCGCTGGCAGGGGCTGGGTGATATTGCCAAAAAAGCACCGTACTTTTCGGCGGCGCTGATAGCGCTGGTCGGGCTTTATATGGGGATCCACGGCTATATGGGGCTGGCAAACTGA
- the cspE gene encoding transcription antiterminator/RNA stability regulator CspE gives MSATITGTVKWFNDDKGFGFITPADGSKDVFVHFSAIQSDSFKSLAEGQQVSFTIENGMKGPAAANVVAL, from the coding sequence ATGTCCGCAACAATTACCGGTACTGTAAAATGGTTTAACGATGATAAAGGTTTTGGCTTTATCACTCCTGCTGACGGCAGCAAAGACGTGTTCGTTCACTTCTCTGCAATCCAGAGCGACAGCTTCAAATCTCTGGCAGAAGGCCAGCAGGTTTCTTTCACCATCGAAAATGGTATGAAAGGCCCGGCTGCAGCTAACGTGGTTGCTCTGTAA
- a CDS encoding class I SAM-dependent methyltransferase — protein MSQNIYDNPDFFAGYATLPRSAEGLDGAPEWTAMQTLLPSLAGKSVIDLGCGYGWFCRWAKEQGAARVTGFDLSEKMLAKAASMTTDPDITWLRADLETLQLPAAQSDVIYSSLALHYLRDIPALFATLFQALVAGGSLIFSAEHPIYTAPVIQNWCTDSAGNKAWPVNQYQQEGVRISNWFADGVEKQHRKLSTWINALITAGFEITAMNEWGPSAAQIAANPALDEEKERPMIFLLSARKPE, from the coding sequence ATGTCTCAGAATATTTATGATAATCCTGATTTCTTTGCCGGTTATGCCACGCTGCCCCGCTCAGCAGAAGGACTGGACGGCGCGCCGGAGTGGACTGCCATGCAGACATTGCTGCCGTCACTGGCCGGGAAGTCAGTGATCGACCTGGGGTGCGGGTATGGCTGGTTCTGCCGCTGGGCAAAAGAGCAGGGCGCTGCCCGGGTGACCGGTTTTGATCTGTCAGAGAAAATGCTGGCGAAAGCCGCATCGATGACCACGGATCCGGATATTACCTGGCTGCGTGCTGATCTCGAGACACTGCAATTACCGGCGGCACAAAGTGATGTGATTTACAGCTCACTGGCACTGCATTATCTGCGTGATATCCCGGCACTGTTTGCCACGCTGTTTCAGGCGCTGGTCGCGGGCGGCAGTCTGATTTTTTCCGCAGAACACCCGATCTACACAGCTCCCGTCATTCAGAACTGGTGTACGGATAGTGCAGGTAATAAAGCCTGGCCGGTCAATCAGTATCAGCAGGAAGGCGTCAGGATCAGCAACTGGTTTGCCGACGGTGTGGAAAAGCAGCACCGGAAATTATCCACCTGGATAAATGCACTGATTACAGCCGGTTTTGAAATCACCGCCATGAATGAGTGGGGACCGTCAGCGGCACAGATTGCCGCCAACCCGGCACTGGATGAAGAAAAAGAACGGCCGATGATCTTTCTGCTCAGCGCCCGCAAGCCGGAATAG
- a CDS encoding phosphoadenosine phosphosulfate reductase has product MSCKRKIPLGENVLDAAQKRIEWLFDTFEQITLSFSGGKDSTVLFHLVAAEARRRHRKFNVMFLDWEVQYSATISHVAAMKSLYADCTQRFYWIALPVTTESGISQYEPAWTAWEPGKKWVRQPPEDAITDPDFFPFYHPGIIFEDFTPSFNQWITGDHHSSVILLGIRADESLNRFLAISNNRKLRYADDIPWTTASPEGFYYMGYPIYDWHVKDIWTYISRSRLPYNTIYDLMHQAGVSLSKMRICEPFGPEQRRGLWLYHVLEPETWSLACARVSGADAGMLYTRPGNKAGFFGSRQISKPAGHTWKSYARFLLASLPEKTAEHYRNKIAVYLHWYAERDYPDGIPDEQSGDTGSKDIPSWRRICKTLLRNDFWCRSLAFSPTKSHCYDKYCRRIQAKRKDWQLI; this is encoded by the coding sequence ATGTCCTGCAAACGTAAAATTCCGCTCGGAGAAAACGTGCTGGATGCAGCACAAAAGCGGATTGAATGGCTGTTTGATACTTTTGAACAAATCACCCTTTCCTTTTCCGGCGGCAAAGACTCCACCGTTCTTTTTCATCTGGTTGCAGCAGAGGCCAGAAGACGGCACCGGAAATTCAATGTCATGTTTCTCGACTGGGAAGTACAGTATTCCGCTACTATCAGCCATGTTGCTGCCATGAAATCACTCTATGCCGACTGTACTCAGCGGTTTTACTGGATAGCGCTGCCTGTCACCACCGAAAGTGGTATTTCCCAGTATGAACCGGCCTGGACGGCCTGGGAACCCGGTAAAAAATGGGTCCGGCAACCACCGGAAGATGCCATTACTGACCCTGATTTCTTTCCCTTCTATCATCCGGGGATTATTTTTGAAGATTTTACTCCCTCATTTAATCAGTGGATCACCGGAGATCATCACAGCTCTGTCATACTGCTGGGGATCCGCGCCGATGAATCATTAAACCGGTTTCTCGCCATCAGTAATAACCGGAAACTGCGTTATGCCGATGATATCCCGTGGACAACCGCATCACCGGAAGGATTCTATTATATGGGTTACCCGATTTATGACTGGCATGTGAAAGATATCTGGACTTATATTTCCCGCAGCAGACTTCCTTACAATACGATTTATGATCTGATGCATCAGGCCGGTGTCAGTCTCAGTAAAATGCGGATCTGTGAACCCTTCGGCCCGGAACAGCGCAGAGGGTTGTGGCTGTATCATGTCCTGGAGCCGGAAACATGGAGCCTTGCCTGTGCGCGGGTCAGTGGTGCGGATGCCGGTATGTTGTACACACGACCCGGAAATAAAGCCGGTTTTTTCGGTTCCCGCCAAATCAGCAAGCCTGCCGGTCATACCTGGAAATCCTACGCCCGTTTTTTACTGGCCAGCCTGCCGGAAAAAACCGCAGAACACTACCGGAACAAAATTGCGGTCTATCTGCACTGGTATGCAGAGCGGGATTATCCGGACGGGATCCCGGATGAACAATCCGGTGATACAGGCAGTAAAGATATTCCGTCCTGGCGACGGATCTGCAAAACCCTTTTACGTAATGATTTCTGGTGCCGCTCACTGGCATTCAGCCCGACCAAATCTCATTGCTACGACAAGTATTGCAGGCGCATACAGGCAAAACGCAAAGACTGGCAACTGATATAG
- a CDS encoding DUF1345 domain-containing protein, producing the protein MLRYGIRITHIFRHAFHSRPRFIISLMVAFVTFFALLPVQSALMCLILSWNAFSWVYLLFLFERIINKKVKDIRKLTKIEDESARMVMFFLLAGCCVSLLVLFFALGGHGNLTGNDKAFQYILTASTLVSSWLLLPAGFTMHYAHLYYTNPQQEKPWLLFPDRPAEPTYSDFMYFSFTIAVASQTADVEIASSPMRRAVLMQSVVSFVFNMAILGLCINISAGLF; encoded by the coding sequence ATGTTGCGCTATGGTATTCGCATTACTCATATTTTCCGGCACGCCTTTCACTCGCGTCCGCGTTTTATTATCTCTCTGATGGTCGCGTTTGTGACTTTTTTTGCTCTGCTGCCCGTACAGAGTGCACTGATGTGCCTGATCCTCAGCTGGAATGCCTTCTCCTGGGTGTATTTGCTGTTTCTTTTTGAGCGGATCATTAATAAGAAAGTAAAAGATATCCGTAAACTGACTAAAATTGAGGATGAAAGCGCCCGCATGGTGATGTTTTTCCTGCTGGCCGGGTGTTGTGTCAGTTTACTGGTGCTCTTTTTTGCCCTCGGCGGGCACGGTAATCTGACAGGTAATGATAAAGCTTTCCAATATATTCTGACCGCATCCACATTAGTGTCTTCCTGGCTGTTATTACCGGCCGGATTTACCATGCACTATGCGCACCTTTATTACACCAACCCGCAACAGGAAAAACCGTGGTTATTATTTCCGGACAGACCGGCTGAACCCACTTACTCTGATTTTATGTATTTCTCATTTACGATTGCCGTCGCCTCACAGACTGCCGATGTCGAAATCGCATCCTCCCCGATGCGCCGCGCGGTATTAATGCAATCCGTCGTCTCTTTTGTTTTTAATATGGCGATACTGGGATTATGTATTAATATCTCCGCCGGTTTATTTTAA
- the rcnR gene encoding Ni(II)/Co(II)-binding transcriptional repressor RcnR, giving the protein MSHTIRDRQKLQNRASKIQGQVNSLKKMLDEPHECSAVLQQIAAIRGAVNGLMREVIKGHLIEHVVHEEDEEKRQGDLDIVLKVLDSYIK; this is encoded by the coding sequence ATGTCACATACCATCAGGGACAGACAGAAACTTCAGAACCGCGCCAGTAAAATTCAGGGGCAGGTCAACTCACTGAAAAAAATGCTCGATGAACCGCATGAGTGCTCCGCCGTACTGCAACAGATTGCGGCTATCCGGGGCGCGGTAAACGGATTAATGCGGGAAGTGATTAAAGGCCACCTGATTGAACACGTAGTTCATGAGGAAGATGAGGAAAAACGTCAGGGTGATCTGGATATTGTCCTGAAGGTGCTGGATTCTTATATTAAGTAA
- a CDS encoding TSUP family transporter has protein sequence MSITFLIVMFFVAVAAGFINVVSGGGGFLSITALLISGLPPANALATNKMQALGSSLTSGIYFLRQGRIDLKNNKWVFIATFFGAASGTIFVQFIDPTFLKKLLPGLIISVTLYFIFAPDITKSKEKQRVSFFLFSFICGGGVGFYDGFLGAGAGTFYTISYMLLLGYRIDKAQIHSNFLNLASNTSSVIFFIAGGKMMWSLGLLMFAGQAIGARLGAGVVLSSGLKVIKPMIILVSAGISTKMLFDMYF, from the coding sequence ATGAGCATAACATTTCTTATTGTCATGTTTTTTGTCGCCGTGGCCGCCGGATTTATCAACGTGGTGTCAGGCGGTGGTGGTTTTCTGTCGATTACCGCACTGCTGATTTCCGGGTTACCGCCTGCTAACGCACTGGCAACAAATAAGATGCAGGCACTGGGCAGTTCATTAACATCCGGTATTTATTTCTTGCGTCAGGGGCGGATTGATTTAAAGAATAATAAATGGGTATTTATTGCGACATTCTTCGGTGCCGCATCCGGCACGATTTTTGTGCAGTTTATTGATCCGACTTTTCTGAAAAAATTACTGCCGGGATTAATTATCAGTGTCACGCTGTACTTTATTTTTGCACCCGATATCACTAAATCCAAAGAAAAACAGCGTGTTTCTTTTTTCCTGTTTTCATTTATCTGCGGCGGCGGTGTCGGGTTTTATGACGGATTCTTAGGTGCCGGTGCCGGGACATTTTATACCATCAGTTATATGCTGCTGTTAGGATACCGGATAGATAAAGCACAAATTCACTCCAATTTCCTGAACCTGGCCTCCAATACCTCGTCCGTTATCTTTTTTATCGCAGGCGGTAAAATGATGTGGTCGCTGGGATTACTGATGTTTGCCGGACAAGCTATCGGGGCGCGGCTGGGGGCCGGTGTGGTACTGAGCTCCGGGCTGAAAGTCATAAAACCGATGATTATTCTGGTCTCTGCCGGGATCAGCACCAAAATGTTATTTGATATGTATTTTTGA
- a CDS encoding YmfL family putative regulatory protein: MKNESLKEVVKKMCCAMPGGREALAGALGMSLTTFNNKLYEKNGCRFFDNDELEAMEDLTKTRHLVEYHMDRHGMTPMPDVSPEDIDKVELFDIRMTLSALRADLELHIDKSLKDGKLTREEVRGMYKKSGKVFAYFLGFVGSLDAVFGVPDEK; encoded by the coding sequence ATGAAGAATGAATCACTGAAAGAAGTCGTAAAAAAGATGTGCTGCGCCATGCCGGGTGGGCGGGAAGCACTGGCCGGAGCGCTGGGGATGTCACTGACGACATTCAACAACAAACTGTATGAGAAGAACGGCTGCCGGTTTTTCGACAATGACGAACTGGAAGCGATGGAAGATCTGACCAAAACCCGTCACCTGGTCGAATACCACATGGACCGCCACGGCATGACACCAATGCCAGATGTGTCACCAGAAGATATCGACAAAGTTGAATTATTTGATATCCGGATGACCCTTTCAGCCTTACGGGCAGATCTGGAATTACATATCGATAAAAGTCTGAAGGACGGAAAGTTAACCCGGGAGGAAGTCAGGGGTATGTATAAAAAATCAGGAAAGGTATTTGCTTACTTTTTGGGGTTTGTCGGGAGTCTTGACGCTGTATTCGGGGTTCCGGATGAAAAGTGA
- a CDS encoding Cro/CI family transcriptional regulator: MTANDVEIYFGSANKVADFFGITREAFYQWKKRPGGLIPKSRALEAACRTGGKLKFDPSFYKQGTKAI; this comes from the coding sequence ATGACCGCAAACGATGTCGAAATTTACTTCGGAAGCGCCAACAAAGTAGCTGATTTTTTTGGGATAACCCGAGAAGCATTTTACCAATGGAAAAAACGTCCGGGAGGGCTAATCCCTAAAAGCAGGGCATTAGAAGCAGCCTGTCGTACTGGCGGAAAACTGAAATTCGACCCCTCTTTTTACAAACAGGGTACCAAAGCTATCTAA
- a CDS encoding cold-shock protein, with protein sequence MNGTITTWFEDKGFGFIKDENGDNRYFHVVKVANPDLIKKNAAVTFEPGTNNKGLSAYAVKVVPESKYVFIAGERIKLTAIKSFVVYSEEEAADTGIDKENAVLSVGVLMNNIKPKSAGPAEMRTLRKLAITTQHGTTLIFSEDEIDIDETVKMLKV encoded by the coding sequence ATGAACGGAACAATCACAACATGGTTTGAAGATAAAGGTTTTGGGTTTATCAAAGATGAGAACGGGGATAACCGTTATTTTCATGTGGTTAAGGTCGCCAATCCTGACCTGATTAAGAAAAATGCCGCCGTGACATTTGAGCCCGGCACCAATAATAAAGGGTTGTCAGCCTATGCGGTAAAAGTAGTGCCGGAAAGCAAATATGTTTTTATCGCCGGTGAGCGTATTAAGCTGACGGCCATTAAGTCCTTCGTGGTTTACAGTGAGGAAGAAGCGGCAGATACCGGGATTGATAAAGAGAATGCAGTCCTGTCTGTCGGCGTACTGATGAACAACATCAAACCAAAATCCGCCGGCCCGGCCGAAATGCGCACACTCAGAAAACTGGCGATCACCACACAGCACGGCACCACCCTGATTTTCTCAGAAGATGAGATAGATATCGATGAAACGGTGAAAATGCTTAAGGTGTGA